The proteins below are encoded in one region of Paenisporosarcina cavernae:
- the pgeF gene encoding peptidoglycan editing factor PgeF, with protein sequence MKMYRNDEQFLVGITLKDETQKENNNIALHACESKEDVLENRNRFAESICYPLSRIVFMNQTHSANFYEVSLEDAGRGSTSLENAVADTDCLFTKEKDIVLVTFVADCVPVMFTHEEAGIIGVIHSGWQGTVKEITRKVFTHLVEKEDCSPEGFQVVLGPALSQEKFEVDADVSEKFRALGYADNFISWKEESQKYHIDNQSVVKKQLELCGLSPNQITLDRTCTFQSAEGFSYREDKRSGRHGAFVLRKS encoded by the coding sequence ATGAAAATGTATCGAAATGACGAACAATTCTTAGTGGGTATCACACTAAAAGATGAAACCCAAAAAGAAAACAACAATATTGCGTTACACGCATGTGAATCGAAAGAGGATGTTTTGGAAAATCGAAATCGGTTTGCGGAATCAATCTGCTATCCGTTGTCGCGAATCGTTTTTATGAACCAAACGCATAGTGCCAATTTTTACGAAGTATCACTTGAAGACGCTGGGAGAGGAAGCACTTCACTTGAAAATGCGGTTGCAGATACTGACTGTTTATTCACAAAAGAAAAGGATATTGTCCTTGTGACATTCGTGGCGGACTGCGTTCCGGTTATGTTCACACATGAAGAAGCAGGAATCATCGGGGTCATTCACTCTGGGTGGCAAGGAACAGTGAAAGAAATAACGCGCAAGGTATTTACGCATCTCGTCGAAAAAGAAGACTGTTCTCCAGAAGGGTTTCAAGTAGTGTTAGGACCTGCACTTAGCCAAGAAAAATTCGAAGTAGATGCGGACGTTTCCGAGAAATTCCGAGCTTTAGGTTATGCAGATAACTTCATCTCTTGGAAAGAAGAGTCACAGAAATACCATATCGATAACCAAAGCGTCGTGAAAAAACAACTAGAATTATGCGGACTATCTCCGAACCAAATTACCTTGGATCGAACATGCACATTTCAATCAGCAGAAGGATTTTCCTATAGAGAAGACAAACGAAGTGGTCGACACGGCGCTTTTGTCTTACGGAAAAGCTAA
- a CDS encoding MFS transporter, whose amino-acid sequence MNQVTDLDKPHWKKNITLFLSSQAISLFGSALVQYAIMWYITLETQSGVMMTISIICGFLPTFFLSPFAGVWADRYNRRLLIIYADGFIAVSTLILAILFYMGYETLTLLFVMSAIRALGAGIQTPAVGAILPQIVPEKQLTRVNGFNGSIQASIMLLAPIASAGLLTFASMETIFLIDVVTAAIAISIMGFFLKIPAHAKSLDRQQLRYIEDLKLGIRYIRTHPFLKPFFFFFACIFVLVAPAAFLTPLQVVRTFGPDVWRLTAIEIAFSIGMILGGALIAVWGGYKNRTHTMVLTTILMGIFTIGLGAIPIFWLYLGCMALIGLSMPFFNTPATVLLQEKVEESYLGRVFGVLGMISTSMMPLGMLMFGPLADFIAIEWMLVGTGILLVLLGFVLLGNKTLLVAGVPSDEKEINTDSII is encoded by the coding sequence ATGAACCAAGTTACAGATTTAGACAAACCTCATTGGAAGAAGAACATCACACTTTTCCTATCAAGCCAAGCAATTTCCTTATTCGGTTCTGCGCTCGTTCAATATGCCATCATGTGGTATATCACCCTTGAAACTCAATCCGGGGTCATGATGACTATTTCGATTATTTGCGGGTTTCTCCCAACATTTTTCCTTTCGCCGTTTGCAGGCGTATGGGCAGACCGCTACAATCGCCGACTCCTGATTATCTATGCGGATGGCTTTATTGCTGTTTCCACTCTAATTCTGGCGATTTTATTCTACATGGGGTATGAAACACTCACCCTCCTCTTTGTTATGTCGGCTATACGGGCGCTAGGTGCTGGCATTCAAACGCCTGCAGTAGGAGCCATCTTGCCGCAAATTGTCCCGGAAAAACAGTTAACGAGAGTGAATGGGTTTAATGGAAGTATTCAAGCATCGATTATGTTACTCGCTCCGATCGCAAGCGCTGGATTACTCACATTCGCATCCATGGAAACGATTTTTCTGATCGATGTAGTAACGGCTGCAATTGCGATTAGTATTATGGGGTTTTTCTTGAAAATCCCAGCTCATGCCAAGTCTCTCGATCGTCAACAACTTAGGTATATAGAAGATTTAAAATTAGGTATTAGGTATATTCGTACCCATCCCTTTTTAAAGCCGTTCTTTTTCTTCTTCGCCTGCATTTTTGTGTTGGTGGCACCCGCTGCCTTTCTTACTCCTCTGCAGGTCGTGCGAACATTTGGACCGGATGTTTGGCGCTTAACTGCCATTGAAATCGCCTTCTCCATTGGAATGATACTAGGCGGTGCGCTCATCGCCGTCTGGGGTGGCTACAAGAATCGGACCCACACAATGGTTCTGACCACGATTTTAATGGGCATTTTCACCATCGGACTCGGAGCAATCCCCATCTTTTGGTTGTATTTAGGTTGCATGGCGCTCATTGGCCTCTCCATGCCCTTTTTCAATACGCCAGCTACCGTATTACTTCAAGAGAAGGTAGAAGAAAGTTATCTCGGACGCGTCTTCGGAGTACTTGGGATGATTTCGACCTCCATGATGCCACTAGGAATGCTTATGTTCGGCCCACTTGCCGATTTCATTGCCATCGAATGGATGTTGGTAGGAACAGGAATTCTTCTCGTTCTCCTAGGTTTTGTGCTTTTGGGGAATAAAACACTCCTTGTTGCAGGAGTTCCTTCGGATGAAAAAGAAATAAATACAGATTCGATTATTTAA
- a CDS encoding helix-turn-helix transcriptional regulator, with the protein MENHIRELRKSVKLSQDELAKRCHVSRQTINAIENNKYDPTLQLAFDIARVLDTTVDKLFEGNSIKNGK; encoded by the coding sequence GTGGAGAATCATATTCGGGAACTGAGAAAATCAGTCAAGCTGTCTCAAGATGAACTTGCGAAGCGTTGCCATGTTTCTAGACAAACAATAAATGCAATTGAAAATAATAAATACGATCCTACACTACAATTAGCATTTGATATAGCTCGTGTGTTAGATACCACAGTTGATAAGCTCTTTGAGGGCAATTCCATTAAAAATGGTAAGTAG
- a CDS encoding alpha/beta hydrolase, producing the protein MSTPIHILEPKGKNRHETVVIFHGWGSSIENYRQFANELCELGYEVMLPELLYHDSRGQLENMYATETIQRHFWEVIFHTLEEAKHILSAASNPIENTKVLGVSLGGFIASGILAQNPEIAGLVNINGSGAFEMSETIFRKESGREEMTMEERAVLRKVDPIHHPIRNKQILCVHGDADTVVSMEGQKEFVRSFEQSNELTFRVYPEVNHTITDEMSADVMAWLKK; encoded by the coding sequence ATGTCTACACCTATACATATCCTTGAACCGAAAGGAAAGAATCGACACGAAACGGTCGTTATCTTTCATGGTTGGGGATCTTCTATTGAAAATTACCGTCAATTTGCGAACGAACTATGTGAACTAGGGTATGAAGTGATGTTGCCTGAACTTTTATATCACGATTCTAGAGGACAACTTGAAAATATGTATGCGACGGAAACTATTCAGCGGCATTTTTGGGAGGTTATATTCCATACGCTCGAGGAGGCGAAGCATATTCTTTCTGCTGCGAGCAATCCTATCGAAAATACGAAAGTACTTGGAGTTTCACTAGGTGGATTTATTGCAAGTGGTATTCTAGCGCAAAACCCAGAAATCGCCGGGCTCGTAAATATTAATGGTTCAGGCGCATTCGAAATGTCGGAAACGATTTTCCGAAAGGAAAGTGGCAGAGAGGAAATGACGATGGAAGAGAGGGCGGTGCTACGAAAAGTCGATCCAATTCATCACCCGATACGAAACAAACAAATTCTTTGTGTCCACGGAGATGCGGATACGGTCGTATCGATGGAAGGACAGAAAGAATTTGTTCGGTCATTTGAACAAAGTAATGAGTTAACCTTTCGAGTGTATCCTGAAG
- a CDS encoding dicarboxylate/amino acid:cation symporter, whose protein sequence is MWKKYKDTSFALKMTIGFVLGIVVGIIFGVDAEVLKPLGTLLIKLLNLIAAPIIFLTVVLAVIQMNPRQLGRTGGKLILYYAVTTAAAVLIGLALALWISPGESLSIPTDTVVEKPATPIVSDVILSMFPDNFVQAFVSGNLLAILFLAIIIGFAIAEMRFSKEEKMQQYGNTMQRFFEAANELFFRILRGILLYAPIGIFAIAATSFGTQGWDTFKSLLEFTAVFYVGIAILWIFVYTGFLKLFHVPIRKFYGAMKEAFLTAFFTSSSLATLPVAMEGAKKAGISERITNFSLPLGAVFNSDGGALRMGASIVFAANVTGVDFSTMDFITIVVVGTLLSIGTAGVPAAGLVTLSVVLTLFNLPLEIVALIAGVDAIIGMAGTASNVAGDVVGAAVVDQSEKKKDSATFIPAESH, encoded by the coding sequence ATGTGGAAAAAATACAAAGACACGTCCTTTGCGCTCAAAATGACTATTGGATTTGTCTTAGGGATAGTAGTAGGCATTATTTTCGGTGTGGATGCGGAAGTGTTAAAACCACTTGGCACACTACTCATTAAATTACTCAACTTAATCGCAGCACCGATTATTTTCTTAACGGTCGTACTAGCAGTCATTCAGATGAACCCGAGACAGCTTGGCAGAACTGGCGGAAAGCTCATTTTGTATTACGCCGTTACAACAGCTGCTGCAGTGTTAATCGGATTAGCTCTTGCGCTATGGATTAGTCCGGGCGAATCGTTATCGATTCCTACAGATACAGTCGTGGAAAAACCAGCGACACCAATTGTTTCAGATGTCATTCTAAGCATGTTCCCTGACAATTTCGTACAAGCATTTGTTAGTGGGAATCTACTTGCTATTTTATTTTTAGCCATTATTATTGGCTTTGCGATTGCAGAAATGCGCTTTTCGAAAGAAGAAAAAATGCAGCAATACGGAAATACAATGCAACGCTTTTTTGAAGCAGCAAATGAGTTATTCTTCCGAATTTTACGTGGGATTTTACTGTACGCACCAATTGGAATCTTCGCGATTGCAGCAACTTCATTCGGCACACAAGGTTGGGACACATTTAAATCCTTACTCGAATTTACCGCCGTTTTCTATGTAGGAATCGCCATTCTTTGGATTTTCGTCTACACAGGATTCTTAAAACTATTCCATGTGCCAATTCGCAAATTCTACGGGGCAATGAAAGAAGCATTTTTAACTGCATTTTTCACATCTAGTAGTCTTGCGACACTACCAGTAGCAATGGAAGGTGCAAAAAAAGCAGGCATTTCAGAACGTATCACGAATTTTAGTTTGCCTCTTGGAGCCGTTTTCAACTCTGACGGTGGAGCACTTCGTATGGGTGCGTCAATCGTATTCGCTGCAAATGTAACCGGTGTCGACTTCTCGACAATGGACTTCATTACAATCGTAGTCGTCGGAACGTTATTGTCGATTGGAACAGCAGGCGTACCAGCCGCTGGACTCGTGACACTATCTGTGGTGTTGACATTATTCAACTTACCATTAGAAATTGTGGCATTAATTGCCGGTGTTGATGCAATCATCGGAATGGCGGGAACAGCTTCCAATGTAGCAGGAGATGTCGTTGGTGCAGCAGTAGTCGATCAATCGGAGAAGAAAAAAGATTCCGCCACATTTATTCCAGCGGAAAGTCATTAA